A stretch of the bacterium SCSIO 12827 genome encodes the following:
- a CDS encoding GntR family transcriptional regulator, producing MFRERPAPPKGGRLTAVQQIYQTVRDQIVSLDLPPGTVLQTRQIAETFGVSPTPVREALILLEEEGLVDVFPQSRTCVSIIDIQSAREAHFLRRSVEVEIARTLAIDISDDEVAALRTAIDRQRTALEAGDLSAFLPADNRFHEMTYEMAGVGGLWDIIHARRAHLDRLRRLHLPTEGKAAKIIRDHEAILNAIDARNPNEAEAAVRAHLKDTVSATEEMRAVFPEYFR from the coding sequence CTGTTCAGGGAGCGTCCTGCCCCGCCGAAAGGCGGACGTCTGACGGCCGTTCAGCAGATCTATCAAACGGTGCGCGACCAGATCGTTTCCCTGGACCTGCCACCCGGCACGGTGCTTCAAACCCGCCAGATCGCGGAGACATTCGGCGTCAGCCCGACCCCCGTGCGCGAGGCCTTGATCCTGCTTGAGGAAGAAGGTTTGGTCGACGTCTTTCCCCAGTCGCGCACCTGTGTCTCTATCATTGACATACAGAGTGCCCGCGAAGCCCATTTCCTGCGCCGCAGCGTCGAGGTTGAGATTGCCCGCACCCTTGCCATCGACATCAGCGACGACGAAGTCGCTGCCCTGCGCACCGCCATCGACCGCCAAAGAACGGCGCTTGAGGCCGGCGACCTGTCGGCCTTCCTGCCGGCCGACAACCGGTTCCACGAAATGACGTATGAGATGGCCGGCGTCGGCGGCTTGTGGGACATCATCCACGCGCGACGCGCTCATTTGGACCGGCTGCGTCGCCTGCACCTGCCGACCGAAGGCAAGGCGGCGAAGATCATTCGTGATCACGAAGCGATCCTCAACGCAATCGATGCGCGCAATCCCAACGAAGCCGAGGCCGCCGTGCGCGCCCATTTAAAGGATACAGTTTCCGCGACCGAGGAAATGCGCGCCGTCTTCCCTGAATATTTCCGATAA
- a CDS encoding aldolase yields MLRGDVLTGTFLKTPAFQLVEVLAMSDFDMIALDAEHAPFDRGSIDACLGIARAMDFPVLVRTHDGTPGTILTVLDSGATGVIVPHIDSAAKAEAIARAARFGHGGRGYAGSTRWAGYATRSMPEVLEQSRKETVVIAQIEEPEGVDEIDAIAAVEGIDGLFVGPADLAVCYGLTDPAAPKVRAAIKRVGEAAQKHGKCLITFAPNASWAADLKALGVTMFFIASEHAFMLDGANAAARGVSDA; encoded by the coding sequence ATGTTGCGTGGCGACGTTCTGACCGGAACGTTTCTGAAGACGCCGGCATTTCAGTTGGTCGAGGTTTTGGCCATGTCGGACTTCGACATGATCGCCCTTGATGCGGAACACGCGCCGTTCGACCGGGGGTCGATCGACGCCTGTCTCGGCATCGCCCGGGCCATGGACTTCCCCGTTCTGGTGCGGACGCACGACGGCACGCCCGGCACCATTCTCACGGTGCTCGACAGCGGGGCAACCGGCGTGATCGTGCCGCACATCGACAGCGCCGCCAAAGCCGAGGCCATCGCCCGCGCCGCCCGCTTCGGACACGGCGGACGCGGCTATGCCGGCTCGACCCGCTGGGCCGGATACGCGACCCGCTCCATGCCTGAAGTTCTGGAACAAAGCCGCAAGGAGACCGTCGTCATCGCTCAGATCGAGGAACCGGAGGGTGTCGACGAAATTGACGCCATCGCCGCCGTCGAGGGCATCGACGGCTTGTTCGTCGGTCCCGCCGACCTGGCGGTGTGCTACGGCCTGACCGATCCGGCCGCCCCCAAAGTTCGCGCCGCGATCAAGCGCGTCGGCGAAGCGGCGCAGAAACACGGCAAATGCCTGATCACCTTCGCCCCCAACGCCAGCTGGGCGGCGGACCTCAAGGCGCTCGGCGTGACCATGTTCTTCATTGCTTCGGAACATGCCTTCATGCTGGACGGCGCCAACGCCGCGGCACGGGGAGTATCGGACGCATGA
- a CDS encoding hydroxyacid dehydrogenase codes for MAKKKVLMTERIHPAGHAILDARDDIEVVIADDVSAEGLAKALPGVHGIAVRTAQLPETVLAHANDLQVVSRHGVGCDNIAVDHLTSRGIPVCIASGANARCVAEHTMTMMMTLARDLTGQTAAVREGRWTDRGTFKAKDLYRSTILIVGYGRIGRLLAPLCKAFGMDVVVADIKLDRDLAAQQGVRAVEDFRPELPKADFVSLHVPLDETTRHLIGPEELAAMKPGVIVINNARGGVVDEHALAAALDSGHVMGAGVDVFSQEPPQDGHPLVNHPRTVLAPHNGAASFLALEAAAMMTAQNILDQFDGCLKDEMIFNLDGLQRAS; via the coding sequence ATGGCCAAGAAAAAAGTTCTCATGACCGAGCGGATCCACCCCGCCGGACACGCAATCCTGGACGCCCGCGACGACATCGAGGTCGTCATCGCCGACGACGTCAGCGCCGAAGGCCTGGCGAAAGCCCTGCCCGGCGTGCATGGCATCGCCGTGCGCACGGCCCAGCTTCCCGAAACCGTGCTGGCCCATGCCAACGACCTGCAGGTCGTCTCGCGCCACGGCGTCGGCTGCGACAACATCGCGGTCGACCATTTGACGTCGCGGGGCATTCCCGTCTGCATCGCGTCAGGCGCCAATGCGCGCTGCGTCGCCGAGCACACCATGACCATGATGATGACCCTTGCCCGCGACCTGACCGGCCAGACCGCCGCAGTGCGCGAGGGACGCTGGACCGACCGCGGCACCTTCAAGGCGAAGGACCTGTACCGCTCAACCATTCTGATCGTCGGCTACGGGCGCATCGGCCGCTTGCTTGCCCCGTTGTGCAAGGCCTTCGGCATGGATGTCGTGGTCGCCGACATCAAGCTTGATCGCGACCTCGCCGCCCAGCAGGGTGTGCGCGCGGTCGAGGATTTCCGCCCCGAGCTTCCCAAGGCTGATTTCGTTTCCCTGCATGTGCCGTTGGATGAAACAACCCGCCACCTGATCGGGCCCGAGGAACTGGCCGCCATGAAACCCGGCGTCATTGTCATCAACAACGCCCGCGGCGGCGTGGTCGACGAACATGCCTTGGCGGCGGCGCTGGACAGTGGCCATGTCATGGGTGCTGGGGTCGACGTGTTTTCCCAGGAACCGCCGCAGGACGGTCATCCCCTGGTCAATCATCCCCGAACCGTGCTGGCGCCCCATAACGGCGCGGCGTCGTTTCTGGCCCTGGAAGCGGCCGCGATGATGACGGCGCAGAACATCCTCGATCAGTTCGACGGTTGCCTGAAGGACGAGATGATTTTCAACCTGGACGGCTTGCAGCGCGCGTCCTGA
- a CDS encoding phytanoyl-CoA dioxygenase family protein: MIADDQVAAYKDKGYIVVEDIYSRADVQEMRDALDGLIASAHGLTDHTNVIDLEPNHTPDAPRVRRIKEPFKNHDVFNRMARHPRLIAALTALLGPAFRMHGSKINLKSAEYGSPVEWHQDWAFYPHTNDDVLAVGVMLDDMTEENGPLLCVPGSHTGPTYDHHQDGRFIGAMDPEVPGANLDTAETIIGPAGACSFHHARTIHGSGQNTSGRSRTLLLYQIAAADAWDIRGFGKEASWDEYAATFIAGEPTLEPRVVPAPIRLPYPPPLKGGSIYESQSLAKKKFFGAKTAAG; this comes from the coding sequence GTGATCGCCGACGATCAGGTCGCGGCCTACAAAGACAAAGGCTACATCGTCGTTGAAGACATCTATTCGCGCGCCGACGTCCAGGAAATGCGCGACGCCCTCGACGGCCTGATCGCCAGCGCCCATGGCTTGACGGACCACACCAACGTCATCGACCTGGAACCCAATCACACACCCGATGCCCCCCGCGTGCGCCGCATCAAAGAACCGTTCAAGAACCACGACGTTTTCAACCGCATGGCCCGCCACCCGCGCCTGATCGCGGCGCTTACGGCGCTGTTGGGTCCCGCGTTCCGCATGCACGGATCGAAGATCAACCTGAAGTCGGCGGAATACGGCTCGCCCGTGGAATGGCATCAGGATTGGGCTTTCTATCCCCATACCAATGATGACGTGCTGGCCGTCGGGGTCATGCTCGACGACATGACGGAAGAAAACGGCCCCCTGCTCTGCGTGCCGGGATCACACACCGGGCCGACCTATGACCATCACCAGGATGGCCGCTTCATCGGCGCCATGGACCCGGAGGTGCCGGGGGCCAACCTGGACACGGCCGAGACCATCATCGGCCCGGCCGGGGCCTGCAGCTTCCATCACGCGCGCACCATTCACGGCTCGGGCCAGAACACTTCAGGCCGCAGCCGCACCCTGTTGCTTTACCAGATCGCCGCCGCCGACGCCTGGGACATTCGGGGATTCGGCAAGGAAGCATCCTGGGACGAATACGCCGCAACCTTCATCGCAGGCGAACCGACGCTGGAACCCCGCGTGGTGCCCGCGCCGATCCGCCTGCCCTACCCGCCGCCCCTGAAGGGCGGGTCGATCTACGAAAGCCAGTCCCTGGCCAAGAAGAAATTCTTCGGCGCCAAGACCGCCGCCGGGTAA